In a single window of the Christensenella timonensis genome:
- a CDS encoding NAD(+)/NADH kinase → MGTVGIVVNPYSGKDVRRIVSYATSFDNQEKISITRRILSGICELGDHRIYMMPDDNRLSYDALDGMSNPEVRKRVTIPDTFVSGSAKDTSRFVKYVTEEERADVVIALGGDGTSRVAAKTIGDVPLIPVSTGTNNVYPAFIEGTAVAMAASAIAGNILKREEFLHGKLIEVSISNGQHDIALVDAVLSKKSYIGARAITQEEDIDAILVAQAHPANIGFSGLIGSIHSVSPEEDSGIYAKLDWQCNTYIAAIATGMLTRFGARDIRRVKIGEEIVLQPGYFGTVALDGEREMTFGPEDTMILKITRNGPRKVNVKEAVQKAADLGYLRSPMR, encoded by the coding sequence ATGGGAACGGTCGGAATTGTTGTCAACCCATACTCCGGGAAGGATGTCAGGCGCATCGTGTCCTATGCGACGTCGTTTGACAACCAGGAGAAAATCAGCATTACCAGGCGGATATTGTCCGGGATATGCGAGCTTGGCGATCATCGAATTTACATGATGCCGGACGACAACCGCCTAAGCTATGACGCTTTGGACGGCATGAGCAACCCGGAGGTGCGAAAGAGAGTAACGATCCCCGATACGTTTGTTTCCGGCAGTGCAAAGGACACCAGCAGGTTTGTAAAATATGTTACGGAAGAAGAGCGGGCGGATGTCGTCATTGCCCTCGGGGGCGACGGGACAAGCAGGGTTGCGGCCAAGACGATCGGCGATGTGCCGCTGATCCCTGTCTCAACAGGCACGAACAATGTATACCCGGCGTTCATAGAAGGAACGGCCGTAGCGATGGCGGCTTCTGCGATCGCAGGAAATATTCTCAAGCGGGAAGAATTTTTGCATGGCAAGTTGATCGAAGTAAGCATCTCCAACGGCCAGCACGATATTGCGCTCGTGGATGCAGTCCTATCCAAAAAGAGTTATATCGGAGCGCGTGCAATCACGCAAGAAGAGGATATTGACGCGATCCTTGTGGCGCAGGCTCATCCGGCGAACATCGGGTTTTCCGGCCTGATCGGTTCGATTCATTCCGTGTCGCCTGAGGAAGATAGCGGAATATACGCAAAGCTTGACTGGCAGTGCAATACATACATCGCGGCAATCGCTACGGGTATGCTGACACGCTTTGGGGCAAGGGACATCCGCCGTGTGAAAATCGGGGAAGAGATCGTTTTGCAGCCGGGATATTTCGGCACAGTGGCGCTTGATGGCGAACGAGAAATGACCTTTGGGCCGGAAGATACAATGATCCTGAAAATAACGCGGAACGGCCCCCGCAAGGTAAATGTGAAAGAGGCGGTTCAAAAAGCGGCCGATTTGGGATATCTCCGTTCCCCGATGCGATAA